tgattgcataattataaaaaaaatacccgAAATTTGATAAGTTTAACAATCTAATCTTCTTGAAAACCAATTTAAtaagcattttttttgttttcttcaaaCGTCTTTGttgtaattataaatttgtagtaattattttttggggcTATATTTGTTTAACTATTTTAGCGGTTGTGTTGATtatattcttggattaaaacaacaaatatattcTTGAAAATGATGTAAGAATCATGTGAAAATTATTGGGATAAGCACAACTATTTTGTGCGCTAAcagtataataattaaaaaagtagcAAACAACTAGAAATTCATGGTCTGGATCTGACATTgaacaaaccaaaaatgaaacatgaatatttgaaaatggGGATTCTCTCGCACTGCATTCTTGGCTTCTCTCTGTTGATTTTAGCCTGCGCCGTATTTTATCTGAGCAAGAACGAAGTTCCGACATCGTACGAGAATATTTCAAGTAGCAGCTGCAACTTATTTGAAGGTAGATGGGTTTTTGATAATGTATCACTCCCTTTCTACGAGGAAAAATGTTCGTTTATGTTGGGTGAGTTTGCGTGTGAGTCCTTTGGTAGAAAAGAtttgaaatatcaaaattggAGATGGCAACCTCATCAATGTGATCTTCCTAGGTATGTGTCTATTACtcaatttacaaaatattggTGGGATTAGAATATTcaaattgatgttgaaaataGGTTCAATGGAACGGCGTTTCTTGAGAAAATAAGGGGCAAAAAGCTCGTGTTTGTAGGCGACTCGTTGAATCGGAATCAATGGACGTCCATGCTTTGCTTGATCGAGTCCTCGCTTGGCCCATCGTCACTGAAAACAGTCGTCCGTGACAAGAATATGCGCTCTTTCCACTCGATGGTAAGAGTTACTgacttatttttgttatactagtgttccctccgtccccaaaaatTCATCACATTTGCTCCAgcacagattttaaaaaatataatagaaagtggcttgaaaaagttaataagCGTGGGtcttattttatgtattagttttataataaaatgtgagtaagaatgagttagtagaatgtggagTCAACTAtaataaatggtaaaagtgaaaggtgacaaatttttggggacggttgaaaatgaaaataggtgACGAATATTTAGGGAAGGGTGGAGgatttttttgtgtgaaaTTAACATATGTTTGACCAATACTAGGAATATAATGCGACGATCGGGTTATACTGGTCTCCCTTCATGGTTGAGTCGAATTGTGACGACCCACTTATTCATCGTGTTAAAACTCGAGTTATTAGGCTTATGGGCATAGACAAGCACGCGAGGCATTGGAACGATGCAGATATACTTGTATTTAATTCCTATTTGTGGTGGGCGGATCCTATGACAATCTTGTAAGTGCATcatgttaaaattattaaatcttgtctcacatcgacttggtgatgatcctagctcatatatataagtatggTCTAGGATCATCATCAAGTCGATGTGAGACAAGATTTAATAGATTTAACACATTGTTTGCTATAAAAACCAATTTCCTACTCGTAACCCCTCTCAATAGTCAATACTCTTCTCAGATGGGGAACATCATTCGAGAGCTCTGATGCCATAAATCAGACAGTGGATGGCATGAGCACTCGGCTCTACGAGATGGTCCTCGATATATGGTCGGATTGGCTagaaatcaacataaatcgaacaaaaacaaagatgtTTTTCATGAGCCCTTCACCTTTTCATCTATAGTAAGTcactctattattataaattttctattaatggaaataaatataatcacaCACCTGCAGCGGTAAAAAATGGGATGAGCTACGCAACTGCTACAAAGAAACAGAGCCAATTTTAGATGAGGGATCAATTGGTCTTTCAATTCTTGGTTTCAAAATGAGAGTCGCAGAATTAGCCTTGGAGAAGCTGAGGACTCGAGGCATAAacattgaatatttgaatataacaCATTTGTCAGAGTTTAGAAGGGATGCTCATCCCTCAATTCacaagtatttttttcatactatAAGTGAGGAGGAATTAGCAAATCCAACAAGCTACTCAGATTGCAGCCATTGGTGTCTTCCTGGAGTCCCTGATGTTTGGAATCAAATTCTTTATTcttatattatgaattttttatgagaaatgATAAGAGATTAAGCTATAATGTGACATGAATagttagtactccctccgtccacaaaaaatagtgcaATTGGTATATGacatgggttttaatgtagaattggtaaagtaagagaaaagggaaaaaaataagagataaggagaaaaagtatgtgagaagtagtgttagtggaatgatgtgtatggttattatttattgaaaactttccataaatgaacgTGTTCTGTTTTTGACCTACTCCCTGtactttcatatttatttcctTTCGCCATTCATAAACAAAACAGTAGAATTTAGTGAAGAAAacgaaacaaaaattacatgtTCAGAAAATAGAGGTGAAAATACCcgaaaaaaggaagaagagattcatacaaataaaaatactagtacgAAACGATTCAGTACAAAAAAACTAGagttaaaaagagaaaaattcatgtatgcaagACAAAAgtgcataataaaaaaagtacaaagaaaaatgaaaatacaagaaaataatattttaatatatgtctaatactccctctgtttggAGTCATGTTTCTCCACTTTAGTTTGTCCCCAAAGAGtcatttatactaataaaaagtaaatttcaaattccaCTAATCTCGttccatttatattttattataaaattagtatcACACCCGTGCAATGCACAATcccatcaattttttattcgttttaatttgaaattgtaaatttagtttatgatatgagaaataatattattatatcagGATTGTATACAATACCAATTTATTATcccaacaaataatttatatatgtagtattatttataaattaataattaatcaataaagtcgtagtaaaattttaataataatttttattcaattgtaATATCGGTAAATACATATAGCTATAACTATAACAATGATCGTagtattattgttgttgttgttgttgttgttgttgttaggattggtatactgaaaaacatatttcgagcatgttgcaTTGATAGAATTGCTTGGATACAATGAACTCTACAATGcacttttaacccaaggcgagtagaaataattttatcgcATTGGTGTTTGcttatgcatttataagatgtttgtcaaacatttaaatgtataaaaagcAAACAAGTCTAATTCTTCTACATAATGGACTGGTCGTGAACGACGTTCACAGAATGTGACGCAGTCGGTTCtttgtagaagaaaaatagaatttcacaacctagatagattttggctacctatcgtgaaaggttgcaatgtcagtctgcatgtttccttaccttaggaaataaacaaCATTGATATGGTATAGCATTGAAGGATCAAACAGTTGAGATAAGTTTCTCTTGCTATTTATTGAAAGACGAGGTatcggtgattgttatttcttaatcattgttgacataacattgagcatacgatattgattatgcgctacgttgatttatcaaatggtgcgaaTTTTTTGCAATCTAAGAATCctaatatcttgggtagtggtgattaatgtCTAGGAgctgctagtattgttattgcaatgaaccGTGTGCTGGGTGAatccagtttgataatatcctcaagaggtgttcgaaaaaggtttAATTATTCAGAAATCCGGtcggttggaatttattccacaataataaataaagattttgaacaaGACAACtattgaaaaaagatagtaattgactaaagtcaaatagcagacttaaattaattaatgaatatttatatcttaaacacgagaaataattaattaaagaggtaaagcgCATATTACccgtaatttgggattggacggacaatcaatattattttactgtaGTGactgataataatattctgttgGACTTGTATTAAGTTGAggctaaatttaattagtaaaagacCAACAGGTTTGACCCAAGTTCAACCTTCATTGATCCCTAATTTGGCCCATCATAActcaatataaaaggagattagaaAGAACATTTAATGTGATTTAACGCATAAATTTCGTTCCCTTCATTTATGAGTGGATAGTTTCTTCAGTTCTGTGTTCTTCACATAACTTCAGTTCTGTCTTCTTTCTAATCAAGCCCTTTTCGATTTCGATAAACTTTGCTCACCCAAAGGTCATAATCTGAGTTTAggatacagattagaagattcGTGGTTGAGTACAAAGATTAtctcgtggagaaggcgcaaacAATCGataattctttggagaatcagatcgTTAATTCTAAACCTTAggaaattcatgaattaaGGTTTTGATTCCTTGTTTGTGAATTAtgtgcgttctagcatgcaattttGTGTTTAACACGTGAAtcaattaattccataatCGATCAAATAGATCTAtagatctgatttatttgtatatgCATGCCTTCCGATGTGCAAGGGACACCAAACTCCAACAATTATATCatttaagaatataatatctgtaaatatattattatatttgttattatgatgaataatccatatttaaattaactatgacaataaataaaatgatataataataataataataataataataataataataataattattattattattattattattattatgttttaaattaataattattaagaaaatcttaatatattaaaattattaattaaaaataattactatttatatttatagttttagtttaattaaatataaatttaagatcttgatatttttcaaacataagaaaataaagttgttagaaatcatatttccatgatttatttttctaggTTTTATTTTCCTTCCCATCTTTACTTTCTtgtcaaccaaacatggctTAAATGATTGATTGACCGatacacaaatttaaattcaatattctATCAAAGgcgtattatttatttcatttgttgtAACTCAGATGatttatgtaaataattactagaatgaaaaacaaaatcgtCATCGAACTCAGGTTTCTGGACGGACAAAATACCTTAATGACTGTTGCGCCACTTATGATTTTTGTAATATCaatctaaatattatattaagtaGACAATTATTTGGGGTACAGTTCTACCCCATTATTCTTAGCTGGATCCGtcatgattattttgttatattaatttgtacCATTATCGAAATTAATATGTGATGCCCTAGCTCAGTGCCATGATTACGGATTTTGAAAGTCTATAAACCTCCATGTGAGTTTAACCCCTAAATACTGCTTTGATAGCTGTTCTCTTGTGATTCAAGAGTATTTTTAGGATATTTCAAGGTTTGTGATTTTCTTTGCATCACACTTATCTTTGCATCACAACTATTAGcctctttccatttttgatAATATAATCAACCAAGAGAAAATTCCTTCCGTCCCCAAACAATTGTTCTTCCTTCTAAGTTTTATATCTTGTTTCACAAAATTAGGCAACTTTCATTTTTGACAAGTTTTCTTTATTAACAGGTGTACCTCATTCTCCACCCACTAATAACAAATTTTCTTTGCatctatttcttattttactagtttcatattaaaactcgCATGATTTCCAAAATCTATACTATacggagtattaattttaagatcCGAGAGattcttagagcatctccaatggctttaggccagccacatgctagccactctctctccctgccatgtcatcagcactaaaattccacctgccacatcatcattttaatcaaataggctagccgcaataaaaataattaaaaaacaactacatttacgaaattaaacacaaaatacggaattaaaattacgacacatatacgggaaaaattcgttaattttatttaaataaaaaagtacattaactaaaaatcaaaaaatttacataataaaaaaaaatctgggcttccacacacgagccaccgccccactctactcctcactaatttattaaaaaaatacattaaaaatgcaataattttatataaattaaaaaaggtctatcctaaaaaaaattacataattaaaaaaattcataaaaaagtacattaaaaatgcaataaaaaaatgcataaaatatattaaaaaatgtaataaataaaaaaaaaatgcataaaaaaatacattaaaaaaaatgcaaccgGCTAGCTGAAATTGAGCCTACTATGGCGGCTAGCGGGATAGGCCAGTGGTCGGCTAGAGCTCGACGATCGGCTAACCGAAATGCCGATGGCCAGTTctaatggttcggctagccgaccaactagcgacgcgaatcggctagccgctattggagaGGCTCTTATTTGTTGAGTGATGATTATGAATGGGGTAGATATAGGCCCAGTAATAAATGGCTTAAAACTTAACTGGGCCTATAATAtgttattcaataaaatatttgatttgttgAGTGATGATTATGAATGGGGTAGATATAGGCCCAGTAATAAATGGCTTAAAACTTAACTGGGCCTATAATAtgttattcaataaaatatttgaattcgTATTATAACTCCGCCACTAGGGTTTGCGCTTCTCACTTGAGCCGACTACCGACAGAAGCTGCGGAAGCGCCGCCGTGTTCTGCATCCACCACCTGCAACATGGTTTGTTGATTTCTAACCTTTCCCCTCTTCCTCTTGTATCTTCATTTTTACTCCCTATGTCTATATTCGTCTGATTTGCTTCCCGATTTCGTTTCCTCGTTCATCTTTTCTGCTTTATTTGGTGACGTAAACCTAGGTTTTTAGTTCTGTGTTTAATTTCGGGTTCTATTTCAGATTgcgccttttttttttattgtttttagaCGAATTCTCTGTTTTAGATTCGAAACCGAAGTTTTTGATTAATCGTTAGCTGAATTATCCGATTTTCGTCTGGTAATGACCTTTACATTTTTTGAGTATTTTGAGTAACTTTTAATCAAACTATAACTTGCTTTTGTTCTAACTCTAAATTACTTCTCTAATagtgtttaattgttttcgGCTTCTTATTGTTAAATTGTTTAGTGTTATTGTCAGATCAAATAGTGATTTTaatccaaccatttacactaaactcaaacttaaaagaatgttattactatcaaaatttgaaaatgtttttggttttgttttagTGTAAACCTTTTTACTCAAAAACCTAAATTGGAATTGGTTTTGGAGTACCATTAGAGCTAATTGCCTACTTCATTTTAAGATCAGTGTACCATTGGAGATGATCTAAAAGTATCAATATAGtggattttaatttgactAAATCGAGCCTGATGCATTTTGTTCTGTATTATCTTTAATGCATCTCTACTTAAGAAGAAAAGTCTAATGACTGGATAACATTCGTGTTACTTCTCTTCTGATTGGAATTGtggaaatataattttgttttagtcACCTGGTGTACAGATATCTGTATTTAAAAAGGCTGGGTTCCCAAAATTATCTTATATCTCTAACATATtgtgtttatttattcattttcttatttgtgttttatcCCTTCTATGTGAAAACAGGCTAGAGGATTGAAGAAACACTTGAAAAGGCTCAATGCCCCAAAGCACTGGATGTTGGATAAACTGGGTGGTGCTTTTGTAAGTATCTTCTCTCTCCATAAATGATTTGGATATAGTTTTACTTTTGACATTCTGTAAAACTGTCCAAACAGGCCCCCAAACCATCATCTGGTCCCCATAAATCTAGGGAGTGCTTGCCTTTGATTCTCATTCTGCGAAACAGATTGAAGTATGCTTTAACTTACCGTGAGGTAATTGCCATTCTGATGCAACGCCATATCCTTGTTGATGGGAAAGTAAGGACTGACAAGACCTACCCTGCTGGATTTATGGGTATGCACTTATTGCTTCAATCTTGGCACATTGGATGCTAATCATCTGCTTAATTGCTTCACTGAAATTGTTATTTCCTACTTCTAGATGTGGTCTCGATCCCCAAGACCAATGAAAACTTCCGTCTGCTGTACGACACCAAGGGTCGTTTCAGGCTCCATTCTATCAGGGATGAGGAAGCCAAGGTccattttcaatttacttGCTCTTTTGGCATTCTTATGTGTTCTTTTAATTGTTACGAATGCACCAGGTTATCGTATGGTGTGCCTTCTTCAGTTTACCAAATTTAGTTCATGAATTATGGTTCTTTAATCTTCAAAAATATCCCCTGGGCTGtctttcatttttggttgATATCATGTTATGACCTCTAAACTGCTCTTCCATGGATTTGCAGTTCAAGCTGTGCAAAGTCCGCAATATCCAGTTTGGCAAGAAAGGCATTCCTTATCTCAACACTTATGATGGAAGGACCATCCGTTACCCCGACCCTCTCATCAAGGCCAATGACACAATCAAACTCGATCTTGAGAGCAACAAGATTACTGACTTCATCAAATTTGATGTAGGTAATGTTGTTATGGTTACTGGCGGTAGGAACAGAGGGCGTGTTGGTATTCTCAAGAACCGCGAAAAGCATAAGGGAAGCTTTGAGACTGTCCATATCCAGGATGCAACTGGGCATGAGTTTGCCACCCGATTGGGCAATGTCTATACTATCGGAAAGGGTACCAAGCCATGGGTATCTCTACCGAAGGGCAAGGGTATTAAGCTATCTATCATCGAGGAGGCTAAGAAGAGGATTAGTGCCCAAGCTGCTACAGCTTAGATTCGTGATGGTCGGAAGTAGTTTTGTTGTCCTGTGCTTCTATATTCTGTTTTGACATTCATATTGTTTTTTACCTTTGCAAAAATAGTTAAGCTTACtatgttttatttctaaatgtcgtatcttttttatttatgataatgAACAAGTTTTGGTTGCTCGATTTTTAGTTTTGCTGTTTGTAGTGAAAAACGACTTTTTATGAATCTTGGATTGGTTATTTCCTACTGACTCCGTCAACATAAGATAtactaattttatcaatttaggATGTTTGTCAAAGTAAGATCAGTTTTAAATACGGGAAGTTTTaaacaaatcttaattttCTACATCAATCTAGATATGAACCCTACGACCCTACTAAACAATTGCGCGTTTAGATTCATGTCATTTTCAACTTTGTCTATATTTacggacggaggtagtatctGAAAACGgttaattttcttgttttaaaaatatgagtgaactacataagaAGTCTTTAACGTTTCCGTTTGTGTCACTGCAGGCCctagggaaaaaaaatacctccACACAATCCTAACcttaaaaataatcacatatctTGTTATTTCTGACTAAAATGCCCTTAAGCCCtaaaagggcatttttgtcATTCCATTAAATTGTTGACATGTGatttttgggatatttttgTCAGAAACTTCTTATGTAATTTTCTAATAAGTTCTGGTACTTCAtacgtaattaaaattttatcattatttacactttctaattttttttataatata
The genomic region above belongs to Salvia hispanica cultivar TCC Black 2014 chromosome 3, UniMelb_Shisp_WGS_1.0, whole genome shotgun sequence and contains:
- the LOC125215565 gene encoding 40S ribosomal protein S4-1; its protein translation is MARGLKKHLKRLNAPKHWMLDKLGGAFAPKPSSGPHKSRECLPLILILRNRLKYALTYREVIAILMQRHILVDGKVRTDKTYPAGFMDVVSIPKTNENFRLLYDTKGRFRLHSIRDEEAKFKLCKVRNIQFGKKGIPYLNTYDGRTIRYPDPLIKANDTIKLDLESNKITDFIKFDVGNVVMVTGGRNRGRVGILKNREKHKGSFETVHIQDATGHEFATRLGNVYTIGKGTKPWVSLPKGKGIKLSIIEEAKKRISAQAATA
- the LOC125216479 gene encoding protein trichome birefringence-like 34 — protein: MKHEYLKMGILSHCILGFSLLILACAVFYLSKNEVPTSYENISSSSCNLFEGRWVFDNVSLPFYEEKCSFMLGEFACESFGRKDLKYQNWRWQPHQCDLPRFNGTAFLEKIRGKKLVFVGDSLNRNQWTSMLCLIESSLGPSSLKTVVRDKNMRSFHSMEYNATIGLYWSPFMVESNCDDPLIHRVKTRVIRLMGIDKHARHWNDADILVFNSYLWWADPMTILWGTSFESSDAINQTVDGMSTRLYEMVLDIWSDWLEININRTKTKMFFMSPSPFHLYGKKWDELRNCYKETEPILDEGSIGLSILGFKMRVAELALEKLRTRGINIEYLNITHLSEFRRDAHPSIHKYFFHTISEEELANPTSYSDCSHWCLPGVPDVWNQILYSYIMNFL